The Dyadobacter sandarakinus DNA window CGGCTTATGGACATTCCGGTACTGGCAGGGTACACGGGATTCTTTCCATTTTTTATTAAACGACACCTGAAACCGGCTGTGTTTGCGTCGCTGAGCGAGCGGAAGCTGGAAAAATACGCGCGCGCCTTCGATATCCCGGTCAGTGAGCTCAAAAACTTTAAAACATCAAACCCGTGAACACATACACTCAGACGGATGCGTTCCGGCACGTTCAGACTGCGCACTGCGAGAATGGCGTAACAACTGCATTGCTGCGCTACCACGGCCTTGATTTTATGTCCGAGCCACTGGCTTTTGGAATGGGGTCGGGGTTGTTTTATATACAAATACCGTTTATGACGGTCAATAACGGACCGGCAATATCCTTCCGTACCATGCCGGGGGCCATTTTTAAAAGAACCTGCAAGGCACTGGGCGTAGCAGTTACGCGCAAAAAATTCAGCAGCCAGCAGGCTGCCGAGGCTTTTCTCGACCAGAAAGTAAAGGACGGAGTGCCGGTAGGCTGCCAGGTAGGAGTGTTTCACCTTACTTATTTTCCAAAAGAATACCGCTTTCATTTCAATGCCCATAATCTGATCGTGTTCGGCCGCGAAGACGACCACTACCTCATCAGCGATCCGGTGATGGAAGATGTAGCCTCGCTGTCGCGGGAGGAGCTGACACGCGTACGCTTTGCACAGGGGCCGCTGGCGCCCAAAGGACATATTTATTTTCCCGAAAATGTAAAGCCGGTTACCGATGAGATGATCCGTAAGGGTATAGCGACCGGTATCCGCCGGAATGTACGCGACATGA harbors:
- a CDS encoding BtrH N-terminal domain-containing protein, with the translated sequence MNTYTQTDAFRHVQTAHCENGVTTALLRYHGLDFMSEPLAFGMGSGLFYIQIPFMTVNNGPAISFRTMPGAIFKRTCKALGVAVTRKKFSSQQAAEAFLDQKVKDGVPVGCQVGVFHLTYFPKEYRFHFNAHNLIVFGREDDHYLISDPVMEDVASLSREELTRVRFAQGPLAPKGHIYFPENVKPVTDEMIRKGIATGIRRNVRDMIRIPGNFAGVNGIRHTSGHIRKWRDKLGLKKAGLYLGQIVRMQEEIGTGGGGFRFLYGAFLEEAAGYMQDDRLAVISEDFTRSGDMWRAAAIKMAGVYKGRLTEQKDFDEIADMLLDIRLIEKDAFQKLSRLNLGK